In Diachasmimorpha longicaudata isolate KC_UGA_2023 chromosome 7, iyDiaLong2, whole genome shotgun sequence, the following proteins share a genomic window:
- the LOC135164921 gene encoding vacuolar protein sorting-associated protein 26C, with the protein MTLTRSGESCGENGADNCQTLFLWAINLRILEDSTKMSINLDVRLKRASKIYHEGETVTGLLLLQTNSEVKHDGISLTMEGSVNLQLSSKNVGIFEAFYNSVKPIQLVQYTLAVAPAGKIPSGKTEIPFELPLKPRGSRTLHETYHGVFVNIQYVIRCDIKRSFLAKDVSKSLEFMVENKLGLPKEISVSNKTVNFKIMPESLQNIRDRANVPRFCITGKINSVICKLSEPLTGEVVIERCETTIKSIELQLVRVETCGCAEGYSRDATEIQNIQIGEGNVCIGLPIPIHMIFPRLFTCPTLSTSNFKIEFEVNLIVVFEDDYLVTENFPIILGRY; encoded by the exons ATGACCCTCACCCGGTCAGGAGAGTCATGTGGTGAGAATGGCGCAGACAACTGTCAAACACTGTTTCTATGGGCTATTAATTTAAGGATATTGGAAGATTCGACGAAAATGTCTATTAATTTGGATGTAAGACTGAAGCGAGCTAGTAAAATCTATCACGAAGGA GAAACAGTCACTGGATTACTTCTGCTCCAAACGAATTCTGAAGTCAAACATGATGGAATCTCGCTGACAATGGAAGGATCTGTCAACTTGCAGTTGAGTTCTAAAAATGTGGGAATTTTTGAAGCTTTTTACAACTCAGTGAAG CCCATCCAACTGGTGCAATATACTCTAGCAGTGGCTCCAGCTGGAAAAATTCCCAGTGGAAAAACTGAAATCCCCTTCGAGCTGCCCCTGAAACCTCGTGGATCGAGAACTCTGCACGAAACTTATCACGGAGTTTTCGTCAATATTCAGTATGTCATACGATGTGACATAAAACGGAGTTTCCTTGCCAAGGACGTTAGCAAGTCCCTAGAATTTATGGTAGAGAATAAATTGGGACTGCCCAAGGAGATTTCAGTGTCGAATAAAACCGTCAACTTCAAGATAATGCCAGAGTCACTACAGAATATTCGGGACCGAGCCAATGTCCCTCGTTTCTGCATCACTGGGAAAATCAATTCGGTCATTTGCAAACTCTCTGAGCCACTCACTGGAGAGGTAGTGATTGAACGTTGTGAGACAACGATCAAGTCTATTGAACTGCAACTAGTGAGGGTGGAAACGTGTGGCTGTGCTGAGGGATACTCTAGGGATG CAACCGAAATCCAGAATATACAGATCGGCGAAGGGAATGTTTGCATTGGTCTGCCGATACCTATtcatatgatatttcccaggTTATTTACCTGCCCAACATTGAGCACAAGTAATTTCAAAATTG AATTCGAAGTAAATTTGATCGTCGTCTTCGAAGATGATTACCTCGTCACAGAGAATTTTCCGATAATCCTCGGGCGTTACTGA
- the LOC135164919 gene encoding protein mono-ADP-ribosyltransferase PARP16: MAWLERSPQMYSKWLDKKSFKDKMKIDNANARNDVTLNVISDGLSINSMELEEFQKKVLALKTLLDHDPHAADLKWSLFVTACNTYRHNTCLKPFPAAYIENECKDVEKLRKVVDGIPPLALVYERLDDSKLYENHREAIELLYWVLITLRDPHLKSIKKENYETILSRVPSEVMVARPNLIFQVATPNQSPKEDRWKASIKGHSTFYAYHGSRLENFHSIIHYGIQQHMSQPGLFGDGIYLSSELGVCLRFSPVGYSWGGSMLGCEMSCIALCEVVNHPDVKKGDSNGATPKGFAMSVRDKIPNKYYLVQNNDLVRIRYLLVYSQDFSTLKRTASTGIVGWFKQNKFMTFVLGYVVLLVSVGLSQNRSLEKYYRFFIQKIGLE, from the exons ATGGCTTGGCTGGAGAGAAGTCCCCAGATGTACAGCAAGTGGTTGGATAAGAAGAGCTTTAAagacaaaatgaaaatagatAACGCGAATGCCCGTAATGACGTGACATTGAATGTGATTAGTGATGGGCTTTCGATAAATTCCATGGAATTAGAGGAATTCCAGAAGAAAGTCCTGGCATTAAAAACACTTTTGGATCATGATCCTCATGCTGCTGATCTCAAGTGGTCATTGTTCGTCACTGCGTGCAATACCTATCGCCACAACACTTGTTTGAAGCCATTTCCCGCGGCTTATATCGAGAACGAATGCAAAGATGTTGAGAAATTG AGAAAAGTTGTGGATGGAATCCCACCGCTGGCCCTCGTCTATGAACGACTGGACGATTCAAAGCTGTATGAGAACCACAGGGAAGCTATTGAATTGCTCTATTGGGTGTTAATAACACTTCGAGATCCTCATCTTAAATCCATTAAGAAAGAAAAT TACGAGACAATACTGAGCAGAGTGCCATCCGAAGTGATGGTTGCAAGGCCAAATTTAATATTCCAAGTGGCAACTCCAAATCAATCGCCCAAGGAGGATCGCTGGAAAGCATCGATAAAAGGTCATTCCACTTTTTACGCGTACCATGGAAGTAGATTGGAGAACTTTCATTCCATTATTCATTATGGTATTCAGCAACACATGAGCCAG CCTGGACTCTTTGGAGATGGGATTTATCTTTCGAGTGAACTTGGGGTCTGTTTGCGGTTCAGCCCTGTAGGCTATAGCTGGGGAGGAAGTATGCTGGGGTGCGAGATGAGCTGCATCGCATTGTGTGAAGTTGTTAATCATCCAGACGTGAAAAAAGGAGACAGCA ACGGTGCTACCCCTAAGGGATTTGCAATGTCCGTCAGGGATAAAATTCCAAACAAGTATTATTTAGTACAGAATAATGATTTGGTGAGAATTCGGTATCTCCTGGTTTACAGTCAAGACTTCAGCACACTCAA AAGGACTGCAAGCACTGGAATCGTCGGCTGGTTCAAGCAGAACAAATTTATGACATTTGTCCTTGGATATGTTGTTTTATTAGTCTCAGTTGGATTGAGCCAAAATAGAAGTCTTGAAAAATACTacagatttttcattcaaaaaatcgGTCTCGAATAA